In Rutidosis leptorrhynchoides isolate AG116_Rl617_1_P2 chromosome 2, CSIRO_AGI_Rlap_v1, whole genome shotgun sequence, one genomic interval encodes:
- the LOC139888178 gene encoding uncharacterized protein, with protein sequence MGSFNFQGEMEWDFGLYNVLEEYDTIQVLILKHLLRNTVFELDKEDSILWVHSVDNLYTVAEGVRVILGTNLDVDFDWVKVVWKYVASKIAIFHWLAIQGGVPVRKVLRFRHCLRDGDDDKCSRCLVFVESVEHLLLHCSWASNVWSALLRWWNVS encoded by the coding sequence ATGGGGTCTTTTAATTTTCAAGGGGAAATGGAATGGGACTTTGGGTTATATAATGTGCTGGAAGAATATGATACAATCCAAGTTCTTATTCTTAAACATTTGTTAAGAAATACGGTTTTCGAGCTTGATAAAGAAGATTCTATTTTGTGGGTTCATTCGGTTGATAATTTGTACACGGTTGCGGAAGGTGTTCGAGTCATTTTGGGAACAAATCTAGATGTAGACTTTGATTGGGTTAAAGTTGTGTGGAAGTATGTAGCTTCAAAAATAGCTATTTTTCATTGGTTAGCTATTCAAGGAGGTGTACCGGTTAGAAAAGTTTTGAGGTTTAGACATTGTCTTAGAGATGGGGATGATGATAAGTGTTCAAGGTGTTTGGTTTTTGTTGAATCGGTTGAACATCTCTTATTACATTGTTCGTGGGCTAGCAATGTTTGGTCGGCTCTTTTAAGATGGTGGAATGTGTCTTAG